The genomic region TTTTATCGTTGACTAACAAAATTGTCGCCGACAGGGTAAACGCACTGACCAACAAAGCTAAATTCGTTCCCATTTGGATGCTACCGAGGCGACGCAGCACGCGATCGGTTTCGATCGAGCGTACCCGTACCCGGACGTCACCGCGTTCGAGTTTTTCGATCGTATCTTCGATGCGACCGGGTAAACCCAGGGCCGTACTACTCACTTGAGCTGCTTGGCGTCCGAGTTCGTCGAAAAAGGTATTGCGATCGCTGGAATTGGCGTTACTCATAATTTGCATTGCAAAAGGTTTGGCAACCTCCATAAAGTTGAAGTCCGGATCTAACCCTTTTCCGACCCCTTCTAACGTGGAAAAGGCGCGCATGACAAACGTAAAAGTGGCGGGAAACCGGAAAGGTTGGTCGTAGGCGATCGCGTAGAGATCGTCGCTAATCGCCGTCACCGACTGTTCCTCGAACGGCTTATCCATCAAGTGATCGAGAATGTATTGAATCGATCGCCTCACCGGCCCCATATCGTCCATCGGCGAGAGGGCTTCCAATTCCACCAACGCCGTCACCACATCTTCGGCATTTTTCTTGGCAATCCCAAAAAACAAGTCGAGCATTTTCACGCGGATATCCCGGCGAACCCGTCCCATCATGCCGAAATCGTAGAAAATTAACGCCCCTTCCGGACTGACCGCCACATTACCGGGATGGGGGTCGGCGTGGAAAAAGCCGTGATTGAGTAACTGGCGTAAATAGGCTTCGGCGCCAAGTTGGGCGAGGACTTTGCGATCGAGTCCCGCCGCTTCGAGGGCTTCGTAGTGGCTGATTTTAATCCCGGGAACGTATTCGAGGGTGAGGACGCGGGGGGACGTGTAGCGCCAGTAAACGCGCGGAACCCTCACCCAGTCGCGATCGCGGAAATTGCGCCGGAAGGTGTCGGCGTTTTGTCCCTCGTTGAGATAGTCGATTTCTTCGTAGAGGATTTTATAACATTCGTCGTAAATGCCGATCCAATCGCGGCCCCGTCCCCATTTCGGGTGGTTATCGAAATACCGGACCACCGTTCGCGCGATCGCCAGATCGATTTGAAACAAGCGCTTCAGTCCGGGACGCTGCACCTTGACGACCACTTCTTCCCCGGAATGCAACTGCGCCTTGTGAACTTGCCCCAAACTGGCTGCGGCGAGGGGGATGGGCTCGAAGGCGCGAAACAGTTCGCCGACCTGGCGCCCGAAATCTTGCTCGACAATCGCTTCGGCTTGTTCGTAGCTAAACGCCGGAACTCGGTCTTGCAGTTTGGACAGTTCCTCGACATATTCCGCCGGGAATAAATCCGATCGCGTCGAGAACAATTGACCCAATTTGATAAAGGTCGGACCGAGTTGCAACATCGACTCGCGAATCCAAATCGCCTGTCGCTTGCGCCGTCGCGCCCGTTTTTCCTCGCTGTAACCGCCGCGATAGGTCCACGGTTTGCTGTCGTACCACAACTCGAACAGAAAGCGCAAAACGAACGCCCAAATTTCCAGGCGTCGCCGATTGCGCGAGTAGTTCGGGCGATTCCAGCGATACGCCCCTTGTTGATGTACGCTCAGTTGTATTTGTTCTATGGGTTCGATTTGAGATGAACTCTCTCCACTGACCGAACGCGCATTCTCTCGGGAATGATGCTGCCGGGAATGCTGGCGGTCGAGGGAATCGTCAGAGATAGCAGACACGCGGGTTTCCAACTTGATTG from Oxynema aestuarii AP17 harbors:
- a CDS encoding ABC1 kinase family protein — protein: MSAISDDSLDRQHSRQHHSRENARSVSGESSSQIEPIEQIQLSVHQQGAYRWNRPNYSRNRRRLEIWAFVLRFLFELWYDSKPWTYRGGYSEEKRARRRKRQAIWIRESMLQLGPTFIKLGQLFSTRSDLFPAEYVEELSKLQDRVPAFSYEQAEAIVEQDFGRQVGELFRAFEPIPLAAASLGQVHKAQLHSGEEVVVKVQRPGLKRLFQIDLAIARTVVRYFDNHPKWGRGRDWIGIYDECYKILYEEIDYLNEGQNADTFRRNFRDRDWVRVPRVYWRYTSPRVLTLEYVPGIKISHYEALEAAGLDRKVLAQLGAEAYLRQLLNHGFFHADPHPGNVAVSPEGALIFYDFGMMGRVRRDIRVKMLDLFFGIAKKNAEDVVTALVELEALSPMDDMGPVRRSIQYILDHLMDKPFEEQSVTAISDDLYAIAYDQPFRFPATFTFVMRAFSTLEGVGKGLDPDFNFMEVAKPFAMQIMSNANSSDRNTFFDELGRQAAQVSSTALGLPGRIEDTIEKLERGDVRVRVRSIETDRVLRRLGSIQMGTNLALLVSAFTLSATILLVNDKIWLALVVALVAIALAGSLIRLLMSVERSDKMF